The genomic window GTGATGGTATTGCCGGCAACGAAATGGGCAATCCCAATGAAGAAAAACATCTTGCGTTCGAAACAGACACTTTAAGAATTGGCAAAGAGGGTGGAGACTTTTCTGTGAAGATCAGGGCAAATTTGCGCTATAATTTTAAGGGACCCCAAAATCAAGAAGAGTCTTTAGTGCTTATTGAGCCCAGCACTTTTAAGATGGGGATAGGCACAAAAGACATGAATCTTACCAGAACACTCAATATTGAGGATAACACACTGAATATTAAGATTGAACCGGCATCGAGCGCTTTTATGAATGATTCATCCATCACCGTCTACAGTAGCAATGGTCTGTTTTCTTCAACTCTTGTGTTAAGGCAGGAGGGAGATATGGATAAATTTGAGGTGACCGAAACGGTAAAACAACATAGTCATGGCTTACTGTTATCTCTGCGCAAAGCCACCGACAACCTTTATGCCATGGAGGCATTTTATAGCAGAAGCTACCCAGAGCCCGGTTACCATCTTTTCTATCCTTTTTACAACCATTCCAATGTGATTGGCACAAGTGTACTTCAAACCGCTTGGGGTCGCAGTTATGCAGCCATCAATCAAATTAATACATTCATCCGTATAATCGGTAACGAACATTACTCACCTGTTTATAAAACTATTTTTGGTAATTTAAGAGCAATGATTTACTACCAGCTGGCTATCCTCTGGGGCAATGTTCCTTATGTTGATCGTGTTGTTAATATGGATGAGGCATTCAACATCCCCCAATTGAGCGAGACGGAAATTTTGGATAAACTTGAAAATGAGCTTTCAGAAGCGTATAAGCTGTTTCCTGCACAAAGCGCCGACAAACACATATATCCCTCGCGCGATGTTCCTGCAGCACTATTGGCTAAAATACATATGCAACGAGGAGCATATCATAAGGCATTACAATATATTAATTACATTATAGATAGCGCCAATTATGCCCTTAATACAAATGCTTCGGATACCAAAAGTGAGCTGAGTACCGAGCTTATTTATGCTTTTGACATGAGACAAAGCAACAATTTGTATGTTAATTATGTAGAGAATATTGATTTCCTTCCAATTTCGCGATACAGCGAAATATTACTTTTGGCTGCGGAATGTAACTACCGCATAAACGATAAGCAGCAGGGGCTTGCATACCTCAATATGATTAGAAAACGAAATAAAATGGCTAATGCAACAATCAGCAATTTTGAATTGTTACTTAAACAGACCTGGAAAGTAGAATTGAAAGGTGAATTTTCGTATTTTGCATTCCTTAAACGTAATAACATAAGTCAACAAGAGTTAGGTATTGAGCCCTATCAGGAATTATTTCCTTTGCCCCAATCCGAGATTTATGCAAACCCGAATTTACACCAAAATCCGGGATATTAATAGGTCTTCGTTTGCTGGACTTTCATCAGCTTGAACCTTTAAGCTTGATAGCAGGTAATCATCGGACCATTTAAAATATAAACCATATGAAACGAGCCCTCTCCTACTTTTTATTGCTTCTGCTGGTGTTGCCGGCTTACGCGCAAGACCTGCAAAAACCCATCATAGGCTTATCTTCTACTTCGGGGGGTGGCACCTCTACATCGGTGCCCCTCACCTATGTTCAGGCGGTGATCAGGGCAGGCGGTGTACCCATGATACTTCCCATCACCCACGACCACGAATTGCTTAAGCGGATGCTCGATAACATAGATGCCCTTATCCTTACAGGAGGAGAAGACGTGGATCCTTTAAAATGGTACGGCGAAGAGCCACTGCCCGCATTGGGTGGCATCGCTCCGCGGCGCGATTCGTTTGATGTAGCTCTGGCTCGCTTGGCAGTGGAACGTAATATCCCGCTTTTAGGTATATGCAGAGGTCATCAGGTAATTAACGTGGCCTTTGGTGGAACGCTGTATCAGGATATCCCCTCACAGGTAAAAGATGCGCGGGTTAAACATAGGCAAAATGCAGCTGCCAATTATGGAACACACAGCATCCGTATAGAGCAAAACTCCTTGCTCCATCAGCAAATTGGCACACAACACATTGCTGTCAATTCCTTTCATCATCAAGCCGTTAAAGATGTAGCACCCGGGTTTAAGGTAACGGCCACATCCGTTGATGGCGTGGTGGAGGCCATGGAAAAAACAGATTCCGACCAGGTATATAGCGTTCAGTTTCATCCCGAAGGTTTTATCGCTAATGACATAAATACCTTTTTGGGTATTTTTGAATATCTGGTAAAAAAGGCGGAGCAACATGAAAGGAAGAAAAAGCAATAGCTACTCATTATTAGGCAACTACAAGGTTATAACAATAAAAGCACGCGAAGCTTCGCTTAGGATGCTACTAATTTTTTAAAAAACAACCCATCTACATATCTAATTATTTGCATATATCAATTATTGAATTTATATTTGTCCCATCAAATCATATAAACAAACAGTAAATCTGAGTATGACTATGCAAATAAAAGGAATTCTATTAGCCACCCTTATCTTTTATCTGGGAGCGCTACCACCAACAAAGGCGCAAAAGGGTGACACGAGCCATGTTTTTACACTCGACCAAATATTAACTATGGCCAACAATAATAACAGTGAGATACTAAAGAGCATGGCCGATTTAAAAAGCGCCCGGGCCGATAACCAGCAGGCCAATGCCATGTATCTGCCTTCGGTTGAACTATCCAACACCTATTATGCTACCACTGATCCGCTTAACGCATTCGGTTTTAAGTTGCAGCAAGCCACGGTAACGCAGGCCGATTTTAATCCTGCTCTGTTAAACGATCCGGGCACCATAAACAACTTTCATACGCAAATAAAAGTGGAGCAACCATTAATAAACGTGGATGCCTGGATGGGTAAAAGCGCCGCTGCCAAAAAAGTAAAAGCCATGGAGCTGAAAAGTGAATACACCCAGGCACACATCCATTTTATTATTAAACAAACCTATTATGCGCTGCAATTGGCCAAAGCGCGAAAAGCAGTAGTAAAAAAAGCATTGAAAGCATCGGACGCGTATTTACGTATAGGTGAGGACAATTTGGAGCAAGGCTATATGAAAGAGGCCGATTTGTTGGCTATTAAAGTGAGGAAGCTGGAGCTGGATGCGGAAATGAAAGCGACCGAAAATCAAGAGAAATCAATACAAGAAACACTCAACTTTTTAATTGGAAGGGATATTAACCTCCCCTTAGAGGTGACCGATTCCATCGAACAAGTTAGTTTTTCACTGGCAGGAATGGATAATGTAAGTAACCGGGCCGATGTGCTGGCCATGCAATATGGCATGCAAGCGCGCCATATGATGAAAAAAAGTGGTGCTTTTAGCTTTGCCCCGCGCATCAATGCTTTTGGCATGTATAATATGTACGATGCCGATTTTGGCGGATTCGATGCCGACAGTTGGATGGTAGGCATCAACCTCACCTGGAAACTCTTCAACGGTGGTCGTAATCTGGGTAAATTCAATAAATCAAAAGCCGAATTTATCCGATCCGAAATTGAATACCACGAGTACCTGAACAAAGGTAACATGGAACTGATGCAGGCCAAACGCGACATAACCGTAAACCAAAGCCAACTACTTACGTACCGGACAGCAGTAAAACAGGCACAGGAATCCTTGCGTATCCGCACAAATCGTTATAAGGAAGGTATGGAACGCACCTCGGATCTTTTAATGGCCGAAGCCAAAACCGCCGAGAACGAACTGAAACATCTGAACGCCATTTACAATTATAACGTATCCGTTTTTAAGTACGAGTTGCTTTCCTCAGAGGCCAATAAGTAGTGGCTATGAGAAAACGGAACAATTCTCTTTTAAATACCCTCTAGCTCCCTAAAGGGAGAACGATAACTCCCCGTGGAGAGCTAATTCCTCTTTAGGGCTTAGAGCCAACTAAAAAGTTTTCTTTCATACACTAAAAAGCGTACAACAATTTATTTCGTAAATAATAAAAACTCAAAATAACTATGAATCTTTCAAACACATTCATGCTTTTAATAGCCGGGGCAATGCTCCTCCAAGGCTGTGGCAACGATAAAAAAGAAACCGACCGGGAAACAGGTGTTCCCGTGCGCACATCTCAGGTAGTGGCTTCGCCGGTTCCCAACACTTATCAGTATTCGGGAACGGTATCCTCACTTAAAAAATCAACCTTGAGTACCCGCATCATGGGGCAAATTGACAAGGTATATGTAAGTGAAGGCAACAAAGTAAAGAAAGGACAATTATTACTGTCGATCCGCAGCAACGATATCATGGCCAAAAAAAGCCAGGTAGAAGCCAACATTGTTGAGGTAAGCGCCGGACTCAAAAATGCAGAGGCGGATTACAACAGGATAAGTGCACTCTACGAAACCAAGAGTGCCACAAAAAAAGAACTGGACGATATTACCACCCACCTGGATATGATGCAAGCCAGACTCAATGCGGCACAAAAGGCCAGGGCCGAGGTGGAAGAAATGATGACTTATGCCAATATACGTGCACCCTATACAGGTGTGGTAACCAACTTATTTGTTGATGCCGGCGACATGGCCAACCCGGGAATGCCACTCATTGCTGTGGAGGGACCCGGAACATTTGAGGTGATTACAAGAATACCGGAATCGGAAATTGACCTGATTGCAACAAACGATACCGTGTACGTAAATGTAAAAAATGTGGAACAGCTTATACAGGGAGTTGTAAGCGCGGTGAGCACCTCCAGCAGGCTATCGGGTGCCCAATTCGAAACCAAGATACTGCTTATGCCCAATGCGCGGCAGTTAAAAGAGTTACGGAGCGGAATGTTTGCCCAGGTTACATTGTCCAAAGGCGACACAAAAAAAATAATGGTACCTAAAGCATTAATTGTACACCGCGGACAGTTAACAGGTATATGGACCGTTAGCGAATCTAATACAGCATTGCTCCGCTGGGTGCGACTGGGCAAAAGCATCGACCAAAGGATAGAAATCCTATCGGGCTTATCCGTGGGCGACCGATTAATACTAAATAGCGAGGTGCGATTGCACGACGGAATGCGCCTGGAGCTTAAATAATAAAGTAGCAGGTAGCAGGATATGAGTATCAAATATAAATAATCAAGAACACATAATAATGAAACTATCAAGATAAAGCACATACCTATCAATTGGATGTCCTTTCGCTTTAGCGAAATAAAAAATATCCATCCATCTTGATACTTGACGCTTACGTGTTGATACTAATTTCATAATTTCAACTATATGAAAACAGGATTTGCAGGGTCTTTGGCCCGAATGTTTATAAACTCGAAGCTGACCCCCTTGTTAATGGTCGCGTTCGTGATAATAGGTATGTACAGTTCGTACCTTACCCCCCGCGAGGAAGAACCGCAGATAGATGTGCCTATAGCCGATATATTTGTGGGCTATCCCGGTGCAAGCCCCGAAGAGGTAGAATCGAAAATAGTAAAGCCGATAGAAAAAATTATCTCTAACGTAACTGGCGTGGAGTATGTTTATTCGCAGGCCATGCCCGAGCAGGCCATGCTAATCGTGCAGTTTTACGTGGGCGAAGATGTAGAGCGCAGCTTGGTGAAACTATACAACGAGCTGATGAAAAATATGGATCGTATGCCGGCCGGTATCACGCTCCCGCTGATTAAAACAAGGTCTATCGACGATGTTCCGGTAGTGGGGCTAACCCTGTGGAGTGAGAATTACAGCGACTTCCAGTTAAAACGGGTAGCACAGGAACTAAACTCGGAGATAGAAAAAATAACCGACATAGCTGAAACCAAAATATTGGGCGGAAGAAACCGTGAGATACAGGTTATCCTGAACAGAGACAAAATGACCGCTTACCAGGTAGACCCCCTGATGATAGCCCAACAGTTAGAGGTATCCAACACCCAGTTTTCGTCGGGATCCTTTAACCAAAACAACAATGAGTATGCGGTAAGCACCGGCAAATTTTTACAAACTGCCGAGGAAGTGAGCAACCTGGTGATAGGTGTAAACCAAAACAGTCCTATTTATTTACATCAGGTGGCCACTGTGGAGGACGGCCCATCCATACCTGATTCCTACGTTTCCTTCGGATACGGTCAAGCCAGCGAAAACAAGGAAATTCATCCCGGCGAATACGGTGCGGTAACCATATCGATAGCCAAACGAAGAGGTGCCGATGCCATGCGCCTGGCCGAACTGATTGAGGATAAAATAGAGATACTGCAAGGCGAACTGTTGCCCGCCGACATACATGTTGAGGTAACCCGCAACTACGGCGAAACGGCTTCGGAAAAAGTATCGGAATTGCTGATGCACCTTTTGGGCGCTATTATAGCGGTAACCATAGTGGTGATGCTGGCCATGGGATGGCGGGGCGGATTGGTGGTGTTTATCTCGGTGCCCATTACCTTTGCCCTCACCATGTTCAGTTATTACTTTTTAGATTACACCCTGAACCGCATTACCCTATTTGCACTGGTGTTTGTAACCGGTATCGTAGTGGACGACTCCATTATTATTGCCGAAAACATGCACCGCCACTTTAAAATGAGGCAATTACCCTTTTTTCAGGCAGCACTTAAATCCATCGACGAGGTAGGCAACCCTACCATACTGGCCACGTTTACGGTGATAGCTGCGGTTATACCCATGATATTTGTTTCGGGTATGATGGGACCCTACATGAGTCCCATGCCTATTGGCGCCTCCATTGCCATGATATTCTCGCTACTGGTGGCACTAATGATAACGCCTTGGTTGGCCTATCGTTTGTTAAAACATGATGATTCCAATGATAGCCAAAAAAACTACTCCCTGGAAGATTCACTGATCTACAAACTTTATAACAAAACCATGCGCCCCATGATTGACAATGCCATGAAACGATGGGTGTTCATTATAGGTGTTACGCTATTGTTATTTGGTTCGGTAAGCTTGTTTATGTTTAAAGTGGTAACCGTAAAAATATTGCCCTTCGACAATAAAAATGAGTTTCAGGTGGTAATTGACATGCCCGAGGGCACAACCCTGGAGCAAACGGCCAATGTTACCAAGGAACTGGCGACTTACCTGCGCGAACATGAGCTGGTTACCAACTATCAAACCTATGTGGGCACCTCGGCACCCATCAACTTTAACGGCCTGGTGCGTCATTACGACCTGCGCAGGGGTTCCAATGTAGCCGATATACAAGTGAATCTGGTTTCCAAAAACGAAAGGAGCCTGCAAAGTCACGACATAGCCAAACAACTGCGACCGGGATTGCAGGAAATTGGTAAAAAATTTAATGCCAATGTAAAAGTGGTTGAAGTACCGCCCGGTCCGCCGGTAATGTCAACTATGGTAGCGGAAATTTACGGTCCCGATTACGAAGCACAAAAAGATATTGCCCGTCAGGTCAAGGAGTTGTTTAAAACAACCGAGAGTGTGGTGGATGTAGACTGGATGATGGAAAGCGATCAGGAGGAATACCGTTTTGATGTGGACAAGGAAAAAGCCATGCTGGCAGGCATTGCCCCTCAACAAATCGTACATGCCATCAGCATGAACCTGAGAGGTGCCACGGCAACGCATCTATACGCCGAAAACGACCACGACCAGGTGGGCATCACCCTGCGCATGGCAGAGGAAGACCGTACCGGCATCCAGGATTTAAAAAAGATAAATCTGATGTCGCAAAACGGAAATATGGTGGCTATAGGCGATTTGGTAAACATTAAAAAAACCATCAAAGCAAAAAGCATATACCGTAAAAACCAAAAGCAAGTAGTGTTTGTTACCGCCGACGTGGCCGGAACACTGGAAAGTCCTGTGTATGCCATCATGGACATCTCGGACCGCATGGACGAGATACAATTGCCCAAAGGTTACGAGATAAGTGAATACTATAGCGCACAGCCTTTTTCGGAAAGCGAGTTTGGTTTAAAATGGGATGGCGAATGGCAAATTACCTACGAGGTATTCCGCGATTTGGGAACGGCCTTTGCCGTGGTGCTCCTTATCATTTACATGTTAATAGTGGGCTGGTTCCAAAACCTGAAAGTACCCTTTGTGATGATGATTTCCATTCCCCTGTCGCTGGTAGGTATCCTGATAGGACATTGGATGTTGAACGCCTTTTTTACCGCCACCTCCATGATAGGTATGATTGCACTGGCGGGTATTATGGTACGTAACGCCATACTGCTCATCGATTTTGTGAACATACGGCTGGCCGAGGGAGCACCCCTTAAGGAAGCTGTTATTGAGGCCGGTGCCGTTCGTACAACCCCTATCCTATTAACTGCGGGTACGGTGGTGATAGGCGCAGTAGTTATTTTGTTCGACCCCATTTTCCAGGGCCTGGCTATTTCACTGATGGGCGGAAGTATAGCATCCACCTTTTTAACCCTACTGATTGTTCCGCTGGTTTATTATATGGTAGAGAACAAGGCTGCTAAAAATAAAGAGGCGGCAAAAGTAATGGTAAAAACAGAAACAGAAACAACAGAACCTGATACAAAAGATTAATTTGAGTACGAGTGAGTTTTACCCTTCCCATTAGCTTCGGCTTTGGGAAGGGGTTTTAACCCCTCTTTTTTAGCTCAGCCCAATAAATATAAGGTTGGGTTAAAGCCCGATGTAAATGTAATTTAGGTACCCCGGGATAAATCCCGAGGCTAGTTATAATTAGCTTTTTTATAAAAATCCTATGACTCGCTTTAATAGTGATATGAATGTAGGTATTTATCTACTGACCTATAAAACTTTAAACTTTGTACTTGCAACTTAATTTTAAATCTCAAAAAAAATGAAACTATTAGTAGCTATCGCAGTAGCGGAATATCGCGAAAGGCTGGAGCAGTTTTTCAGCCATCAAAATGTAAAATCATACAATATGTTTGACGTAACTGGTGTTATCAAACCGGATAAAGCGCCTCACCGTGCCGGTAACTGGTTTGGCAGTAATGCCCCCACCATACAAAACGTAGCCTTCTTTACAGTGGTAAGCGAAGAACAGGCCAAAAACATCCTGAAAGAGCTGGACCATTGCAAACAAGAAATGCCCGACTGTAATATCAATGCGCACATCCTGAACATTGAGGATATGCTTTAGTAAGTTGCTCAGTTTTATTATTAAGGAGTAATACGTACGGTTAGGTACACCATATGGATAAAAAAAATCATTAAAACCATAAAATTATGCAAGAAAGAGTAGTAAGAGCTGTAGCCGGTATTTTTATATTGGCCAGCATTGTTTTAACCATTTATGTAAATATCAACTGGCTGTTCCTGACCGGATTTGTAGGCCTCAACCTGTTACAATCGTCCATAACCAAGTGGTGTTTGCTGAATCAAATACTAACTAAACTGGGGGTGCCTAAATAAATAAAGTAGATACAATAAAGGAACAAAGAATAATACCTCCATTATGCAGGATTATGGATGTTATTGACCGTGACATTTTTTTTAATCCGTCATTAATTGTTATCTTTGTGCCCTTAACAATACTACCATGGGGCTGACTTGGACTTGACAGCAGGCGAAAGTGGTATGTAAGCATGCAGAGCACAGGAATTCCGGCTCTTTAATCCTGGGTTTCAACTTTTTAATTGGCGAAAATAACTACGCTCTTGCTGCGTAACCGAAGTATAGTAGGTTAAGCACTCGTCCGGTATAAG from Saccharicrinis carchari includes these protein-coding regions:
- a CDS encoding RagB/SusD family nutrient uptake outer membrane protein; protein product: MKTIFFPLLLSCLVMFALACNKDNEPSALSPEEYQVSGRVEKGPFVKGSQINVYELTADLSPTGRSFTASITDNSGSFNLGQIELASPFIELVAQGYFYNEFSGELSDSQITLRSVVDLRNKSSVNVNIITHLMRDRIIALFAKGKSFSDAYVQAQMEVMKAFALQQFSDKDAITFSVVSGTDQAAALIVVSATLLKDRAEGSFTEYMAELQAQLKVDGAFSEKNKQELWSNASSLKLDAIAKNLVNRYTSIGEQITVKDLNYFVDWDGDGIAGNEMGNPNEEKHLAFETDTLRIGKEGGDFSVKIRANLRYNFKGPQNQEESLVLIEPSTFKMGIGTKDMNLTRTLNIEDNTLNIKIEPASSAFMNDSSITVYSSNGLFSSTLVLRQEGDMDKFEVTETVKQHSHGLLLSLRKATDNLYAMEAFYSRSYPEPGYHLFYPFYNHSNVIGTSVLQTAWGRSYAAINQINTFIRIIGNEHYSPVYKTIFGNLRAMIYYQLAILWGNVPYVDRVVNMDEAFNIPQLSETEILDKLENELSEAYKLFPAQSADKHIYPSRDVPAALLAKIHMQRGAYHKALQYINYIIDSANYALNTNASDTKSELSTELIYAFDMRQSNNLYVNYVENIDFLPISRYSEILLLAAECNYRINDKQQGLAYLNMIRKRNKMANATISNFELLLKQTWKVELKGEFSYFAFLKRNNISQQELGIEPYQELFPLPQSEIYANPNLHQNPGY
- a CDS encoding gamma-glutamyl-gamma-aminobutyrate hydrolase family protein translates to MKRALSYFLLLLLVLPAYAQDLQKPIIGLSSTSGGGTSTSVPLTYVQAVIRAGGVPMILPITHDHELLKRMLDNIDALILTGGEDVDPLKWYGEEPLPALGGIAPRRDSFDVALARLAVERNIPLLGICRGHQVINVAFGGTLYQDIPSQVKDARVKHRQNAAANYGTHSIRIEQNSLLHQQIGTQHIAVNSFHHQAVKDVAPGFKVTATSVDGVVEAMEKTDSDQVYSVQFHPEGFIANDINTFLGIFEYLVKKAEQHERKKKQ
- a CDS encoding TolC family protein → MQIKGILLATLIFYLGALPPTKAQKGDTSHVFTLDQILTMANNNNSEILKSMADLKSARADNQQANAMYLPSVELSNTYYATTDPLNAFGFKLQQATVTQADFNPALLNDPGTINNFHTQIKVEQPLINVDAWMGKSAAAKKVKAMELKSEYTQAHIHFIIKQTYYALQLAKARKAVVKKALKASDAYLRIGEDNLEQGYMKEADLLAIKVRKLELDAEMKATENQEKSIQETLNFLIGRDINLPLEVTDSIEQVSFSLAGMDNVSNRADVLAMQYGMQARHMMKKSGAFSFAPRINAFGMYNMYDADFGGFDADSWMVGINLTWKLFNGGRNLGKFNKSKAEFIRSEIEYHEYLNKGNMELMQAKRDITVNQSQLLTYRTAVKQAQESLRIRTNRYKEGMERTSDLLMAEAKTAENELKHLNAIYNYNVSVFKYELLSSEANK
- a CDS encoding efflux RND transporter periplasmic adaptor subunit, which gives rise to MNLSNTFMLLIAGAMLLQGCGNDKKETDRETGVPVRTSQVVASPVPNTYQYSGTVSSLKKSTLSTRIMGQIDKVYVSEGNKVKKGQLLLSIRSNDIMAKKSQVEANIVEVSAGLKNAEADYNRISALYETKSATKKELDDITTHLDMMQARLNAAQKARAEVEEMMTYANIRAPYTGVVTNLFVDAGDMANPGMPLIAVEGPGTFEVITRIPESEIDLIATNDTVYVNVKNVEQLIQGVVSAVSTSSRLSGAQFETKILLMPNARQLKELRSGMFAQVTLSKGDTKKIMVPKALIVHRGQLTGIWTVSESNTALLRWVRLGKSIDQRIEILSGLSVGDRLILNSEVRLHDGMRLELK
- a CDS encoding efflux RND transporter permease subunit, which translates into the protein MKTGFAGSLARMFINSKLTPLLMVAFVIIGMYSSYLTPREEEPQIDVPIADIFVGYPGASPEEVESKIVKPIEKIISNVTGVEYVYSQAMPEQAMLIVQFYVGEDVERSLVKLYNELMKNMDRMPAGITLPLIKTRSIDDVPVVGLTLWSENYSDFQLKRVAQELNSEIEKITDIAETKILGGRNREIQVILNRDKMTAYQVDPLMIAQQLEVSNTQFSSGSFNQNNNEYAVSTGKFLQTAEEVSNLVIGVNQNSPIYLHQVATVEDGPSIPDSYVSFGYGQASENKEIHPGEYGAVTISIAKRRGADAMRLAELIEDKIEILQGELLPADIHVEVTRNYGETASEKVSELLMHLLGAIIAVTIVVMLAMGWRGGLVVFISVPITFALTMFSYYFLDYTLNRITLFALVFVTGIVVDDSIIIAENMHRHFKMRQLPFFQAALKSIDEVGNPTILATFTVIAAVIPMIFVSGMMGPYMSPMPIGASIAMIFSLLVALMITPWLAYRLLKHDDSNDSQKNYSLEDSLIYKLYNKTMRPMIDNAMKRWVFIIGVTLLLFGSVSLFMFKVVTVKILPFDNKNEFQVVIDMPEGTTLEQTANVTKELATYLREHELVTNYQTYVGTSAPINFNGLVRHYDLRRGSNVADIQVNLVSKNERSLQSHDIAKQLRPGLQEIGKKFNANVKVVEVPPGPPVMSTMVAEIYGPDYEAQKDIARQVKELFKTTESVVDVDWMMESDQEEYRFDVDKEKAMLAGIAPQQIVHAISMNLRGATATHLYAENDHDQVGITLRMAEEDRTGIQDLKKINLMSQNGNMVAIGDLVNIKKTIKAKSIYRKNQKQVVFVTADVAGTLESPVYAIMDISDRMDEIQLPKGYEISEYYSAQPFSESEFGLKWDGEWQITYEVFRDLGTAFAVVLLIIYMLIVGWFQNLKVPFVMMISIPLSLVGILIGHWMLNAFFTATSMIGMIALAGIMVRNAILLIDFVNIRLAEGAPLKEAVIEAGAVRTTPILLTAGTVVIGAVVILFDPIFQGLAISLMGGSIASTFLTLLIVPLVYYMVENKAAKNKEAAKVMVKTETETTEPDTKD
- a CDS encoding YgaP family membrane protein, giving the protein MQERVVRAVAGIFILASIVLTIYVNINWLFLTGFVGLNLLQSSITKWCLLNQILTKLGVPK